One Palaemon carinicauda isolate YSFRI2023 chromosome 4, ASM3689809v2, whole genome shotgun sequence DNA segment encodes these proteins:
- the LOC137639289 gene encoding zinc finger BED domain-containing protein 5-like: MKAHTIAESLIMPVVIILVSQGIGEETVVKLESVSVSNNTVQRRIEEMSVDIADQNELDWGKFVGCTTVGAPSMLGRKSGFQAHVKAVVPNATAVHYFIHRFTLCAKVLPAKLLSCLDRVIRIVNFVKTSALNTRLFKLLCEDFGSDHICLLYHTEVRWLSRGNKMRHLFELRDVLVVFFKEKEHDF, encoded by the exons ATGAAAGCGCATACCATTGCAGAGTCTCTCATCATGCCAGTGGTAATCATCTTGGTCAGCCAAGGGATTGGAGAGGAGACGGTGGTGAAGTTGGAGAGTGTTTCCGTCTCTAACAACACTGTACAACGCCGTATCGAGGAGATGTCGGTCGACATTGCCGACCAA AatgaactggactggggaaagtttGTCGGATGCACGACAGTTGGGGCTCCATCGATGCTCGGTCGAAAGTCAGGTTTCCAAGCCCATGTGAAAGCTGTAGTACCAAACGCCACTGCTGTCCACTATTTCATACACAGATTCACCCTCTGTGCTAAGGTGCTCCCTGCGAAGTTGTTATCATGCTTGGACCGAGTTATCAGAATCGTTAATTTCGTCAAAACATCCGCCCTGAATACTCGACTGTTCAAGCTCCTCTGTGAAGATTTTGGCTCTGACCACATATGTCTCCTCTACCACACAGAGGTGCGCTGGCTCTCCCGGGGTAATAAGATGAGGCATCTCTTTGAACTGAGAGATGTACTCGTCgtattcttcaaggagaaggaacaCGATTTTTAG